One segment of Ipomoea triloba cultivar NCNSP0323 chromosome 12, ASM357664v1 DNA contains the following:
- the LOC115999520 gene encoding COP1-interactive protein 1-like, which translates to MPKKRWKASMKIFASHIDPQKEEELKWIKIEMENNVKRIIRLIKSSVNQGNRDSNQKRRYELIQLVEDSNKQYQFLYNQYDNLRAEVRKKCRTKDDGDGSSSASSLDSESYFSPEESGRSGGSSSGELLRRKASNRSLKAAAAAEKPPPEAAEDVILKDTLTSTTEVIMKETINVDLDSQPVSPTSDRVPATEEFIKELSVQSEVAENMTNKLREECSALKDKLAEKEEQLLSVTKNYELRAKELEDQAANLKLNLETSMAQTRTLEEQMESKSNDVKQLEESKLQTLAQAKALEDQVEGLKDKLETQKKDLEEQVADLKLELETSSAQKRDLEEKMEFKLNQVKQLEYKLEDSRAEKAEAEQNLDRRLLELKQSEETNSILQAKLAGMEIRYKAKEDELSGFIRKQEENQKRSVSRVEELTREANNLQQQLEFLRLENSKLDEKLQTVTNENSDQIHDLSQKMEFLQLEMLSLGNQKSELEQSLKKKSREVSECQLEIEALKQKITSIENLDMETDSDSSTEKEETLAEKEDGSTKVTNLQKEIISIETEKSILQLKLEKERQESTEDLTEMEKKTRDLETKVSEQQTLIHQQQHTIHKLNKQHRHMQAKYEEANTNFLNAERKIDEMLEELRKKYEDSLRILSRRIRVAEQLHTENKEWYLQTREKFEQETKELKELTEKQEIGVQKIKEMSVMANDALASLDTVTLRFEKCTSNFINRISSMSCELNFAKEWVSRKHKAIAHVKGDLDYLLAQLDEKEAEIWQYREKVWKSEHKVRELEKMIKHNEDAMCDLKEEKREAIRQLCVWIDYHRSRCEYYKKMLSEVGFIKAPIM; encoded by the exons ATGCCGAAGAAACGATGGAAGGCATCCATGAAGATCTTTGCCAGTCACATCGACCCGCAGAAGGAAGAAGAGCTGAAATGGATCAAAATAG AAATGGAGAACAATGTGAAGAGGATTATAAGGCTGATAAAGAGCAGTGTAAACCAAGGCAATCGCGATTCAAACCAGAAGAGGAGATATGAGCTGATTCAGCTGGTGGAGGATTCGAACAAGCAGTACCAGTTTCTTTACAACCAGTACGATAATCTGAGAGCGGAAGTGAGGAAAAAATGCCGCACAAAAGACGACGGCGACGGCTCTTCTTCCGCTTCCAGTTTGGATTCCGAGTCATATTTCTCGCCGGAGGAGTCCGGCCGGAGCGGCGGCTCATCCAGCGGCGAGCTCCTCAGGAGGAAGGCCAGCAACCGCAGCCTGAAGGCGGCTGCTGCTGCAGAAAAGCCGCCGCCTGAGGCCGCCGAGGATGTCATCCTAAAGGACACATTAACATCCACCACGGAAGTGATCATGAAGGAGACCATAAACGTGGATTTGGATTCGCAGCCGGTATCGCCGACGTCCGACAGAGTGCCGGCAACAGAGGAGTTCATCAAAGAACTGAGCGTTCAATCTGAAGTAGCAGAGAACATGACGAATAAGCTGAGGGAAGAATGCTCCGCCTTAAAGGACAAATTGGCGGAGAAAGAAGAACAGCTTTTGTCTGTTACTAAGAACTATGAGCTACGAGCGAAGGAATTAGAGGATCAAGCTGCCAATTTGAAGCTGAACCTGGAAACCTCCATGGCTCAAACCAGAACCCTAGAAGAGCAAATGGAGTCCAAATCAAATGATGTAAAGCAATTGGAAGAGAGTAAGCTACAAACATTGGCTCAGGCGAAAGCTTTAGAGGATCAAGTTGAAGGTTTGAAGGACAAGCTGGAAACTCAGAAGAAAGATTTAGAGGAGCAAGTTGCAGATTTGAAGCTCGAGCTGGAAACTTCATCCGCTCAGAAAAGAGACCTGGAAGagaaaatggaattcaaattaaatcaaGTAAAACAGttagaatacaaattggaaGACTCGCGCGCAGAGAAGGCTGAAGCGGAACAAAATCTGGATCGCAGATTGCTCGAACTGAAACAATCGGAAGAAACCAATTCTATATTACAAGCCAAGCTCGCAGGGATGGAAATAAGATATAAAGCAAAAGAAGACGAACTTTCAGGTTTTATAAGAAAACAAGAGGAAAACCAGAAGCGTTCAGTTTCCAGGGTTGAGGAACTGACAAGAGAGGCAAACAATCTGCAACAACAACTGGAATTTTTACGTCTAGAGAACAGCAAATTGGATGAAAAACTCCAGACTGTGACCAACGAAAATTCCGATCAAATCCATGACTTATCGCAAAAAATGGAGTTTCTGCAACTGGAGATGCTCTCACTGGGAAATCAGAAATCAGAGCTGGAACAATCGCTTAAGAAGAAATCACGCGAAGTATCCGAATGCCAATTGGAGATAGAAGCACTGAAACAGAAGATAACAAGCATTGAAAACCTTGATATGGAAACAGACAGCGATTCAAGCACGGAAAAAGAAGAAACCCTAGCAGAAAAGGAAGACGGCTCCACCAAGGTGACTAATCTCCAGAAAGAGATAATAAGCATTGAAACCGAGAAAAGCATCCTGCAACTAAAGCTGGAGAAAGAGAGACAAGAATCCACAGAGGACCTAACAGAGATGGAGAAGAAGACGAGGGATTTAGAAACCAAAGTCTCGGAGCAGCAAACCCTAATCCACCAACAACAACACACCATACACAAGCTAAACAAGCAGCACAGACACATGCAGGCCAAGTACGAGGAAGCCAACACCAATTTCCTGAACGCAGAACGGAAAATAGACGAAATGTTGGAAGAGCTGCGGAAGAAGTACGAAGACAGTCTCAGAATCCTAAGCAGAAGAATCCGAGTCGCGGAACAGCTCCACACAGAGAACAAGGAATGGTACCTCCAAACAAGAGAAAAATTCGAGCAAGAGACCAAAGAACTCAAAGAACTTACAGAGAAGCAGGAAATCGGAGTCCAGAAGATCAAGGAAATGTCAGTAATGGCGAACGATGCATTAGCTTCACTCGACACAGTCACTCTAAGATTCGAAAAATGCACATCCAACTTCATAAACCGAATCTCCAGCATGTCCTGCGAGCTCAACTTCGCAAAGGAATGGGTTTCCAG GAAACACAAAGCCATAGCACACGTGAAGGGGGACCTGGACTACTTGCTGGCCCAGCTGGACGAGAAAGAAGCAGAGATATGGCAGTACAGGGAGAAAGTGTGGAAGTCGGAGCACAAAGTGAGGGAATTGGAGAAGATGATCAAACACAACGAGGATGCAATGTGTGATCTGAAAGAAGAGAAGAGGGAAGCCATCAGACAGCTGTGCGTGTGGATCGATTATCACCGGAGCCGCTGCGAGTACTACAAGAAAATGCTCTCAGAAGTTGGCTTCATCAAAGCTCCAATAATGTGA